A window of the Thermodesulfovibrionia bacterium genome harbors these coding sequences:
- the nuoL gene encoding NADH-quinone oxidoreductase subunit L: MKYILIPLLPLAAFLINILFGNRIKEKAHWIAVPAVIGSFLLALSAFFDVSSGQVIKLEVYKWLVSGSFSVPIGFLIDQLSAIMLLVVTSISSLVFIYSIGYMHGDKGYSRYFAYLSLFVFSMLMLVMADNFILLYFGWEAVGLCSYLLIGFWFEKSSAANAGKKAFIVNRFGDFGFGLGVILIFLTFGSIEYMHVFSGAGSVIGQTVNLFGYQVDTVTLICLLLFCGAMGKSAQMPLHVWLPDAMEGPTPVSALIHAATMVTAGVYLVARCNPLFSLSPTAMTTVAVVGGVTAIFAASIGLVQNDIKRVIAYSTISQLGYMFLALGVGAYTAGIFHLYTHAYFKALLFLGSGSVIHAMGNEMDMRKMGGLKKYMPVTYWTFIIASLSISGIPGLSGFFSKDEILWRAYISGGDMGKFLWILATVAAFMTAFYSFRLIFMTFHGEFRGTEEQKHHLHESPAVMTVPLILLAVGAVAAGWVGISPLFLEHGDKIGEFLAPVLGHPAGEGSHSEEMMIMGASVIISIAGIMTAVLFYISKTGLPQKFAAAFKPVYTMLYNKYWVDELYAKAIVNPFIKASDRIILGFFDTRLIEGVVNGVPSLIGSFSRGLRKMQTGLISSYAFMMAAGVLIIIGMMFFL; this comes from the coding sequence ATGAAATATATTTTAATCCCATTACTTCCGCTGGCTGCTTTTTTAATTAATATCCTCTTTGGCAACAGGATAAAGGAGAAGGCGCACTGGATAGCTGTGCCTGCTGTCATCGGATCGTTTTTGCTTGCGCTGTCGGCATTTTTTGATGTCAGTTCAGGGCAGGTGATCAAGCTTGAAGTATATAAATGGCTCGTATCAGGCAGCTTCAGCGTTCCTATCGGCTTCCTCATAGACCAGCTGTCTGCCATAATGCTTCTTGTTGTTACATCCATAAGCTCTCTGGTCTTTATATATTCCATAGGTTACATGCATGGCGATAAAGGCTACTCAAGATACTTCGCATATTTAAGCCTCTTTGTATTTTCCATGCTCATGCTTGTTATGGCGGACAACTTCATCCTCCTCTATTTCGGATGGGAGGCGGTCGGTCTATGCTCATACCTTCTGATAGGATTCTGGTTTGAAAAGAGCTCTGCGGCAAACGCAGGCAAAAAGGCGTTCATTGTGAACAGGTTCGGCGATTTCGGTTTCGGGCTGGGCGTGATACTCATATTCCTTACTTTTGGAAGCATTGAATACATGCATGTATTCAGCGGCGCGGGCTCTGTTATCGGACAGACGGTAAACCTCTTCGGCTATCAGGTCGACACGGTTACGCTTATATGTCTCCTATTATTTTGCGGAGCTATGGGAAAATCTGCGCAGATGCCTCTTCATGTCTGGCTTCCGGACGCGATGGAAGGGCCGACGCCTGTCTCTGCATTGATACATGCGGCTACGATGGTCACGGCAGGTGTTTATCTTGTTGCGCGCTGCAACCCGCTATTCAGCCTTTCGCCCACAGCAATGACGACCGTTGCGGTTGTGGGAGGTGTCACTGCGATATTCGCTGCTTCAATAGGCCTTGTTCAGAATGATATAAAACGTGTCATAGCCTATTCAACCATCAGCCAGCTTGGATATATGTTCCTCGCGCTTGGCGTCGGCGCGTATACAGCCGGTATCTTCCACCTTTATACTCACGCTTATTTCAAGGCATTGCTCTTCCTTGGTTCAGGCAGCGTTATTCACGCAATGGGCAATGAGATGGACATGCGGAAGATGGGCGGCCTGAAAAAATATATGCCGGTCACCTACTGGACGTTTATAATCGCCTCGCTCAGCATCTCCGGTATACCCGGCCTGTCCGGATTCTTCAGCAAGGATGAGATATTGTGGAGGGCGTATATCTCCGGAGGTGATATGGGCAAGTTCCTCTGGATACTTGCCACTGTCGCAGCGTTTATGACAGCCTTTTATTCGTTCAGGCTTATCTTCATGACTTTCCACGGCGAGTTCCGCGGGACAGAAGAGCAGAAGCACCACCTTCATGAATCACCCGCAGTTATGACCGTTCCGCTGATACTGCTTGCGGTTGGTGCAGTTGCAGCCGGATGGGTAGGCATATCTCCGCTATTTCTTGAACATGGGGACAAGATAGGAGAGTTCCTTGCGCCGGTGCTTGGGCATCCGGCAGGTGAAGGCTCTCATAGTGAAGAGATGATGATCATGGGCGCTTCTGTAATTATCAGCATCGCGGGTATCATGACCGCAGTACTTTTCTATATCTCAAAGACCGGCCTCCCTCAGAAGTTCGCAGCGGCATTTAAGCCTGTCTATACAATGCTCTATAACAAGTACTGGGTGGATGAACTTTACGCCAAAGCAATTGTAAATCCGTTCATCAAGGCGTCTGACAGGATAATCCTCGGTTTCTTTGACACCAGGCTTATAGAGGGAGTAGTCAACGGCGTCCCAAGCCTCATCGGGTCGTTCAGCCGCGGGCTGCGCAAGATGCAGACAGGCCTTATATCATCTTATGCATTTATGATGGCAGCCGGAGTGCTGATAATAATCGGAATGATGTTTTTCTTATAA
- a CDS encoding tetratricopeptide repeat protein produces MLCKKCGTGNQEDSKFCKDCGGRMEKSIEGYIASALLYRRRGGPASLGLAVIEMDEALKLDPNDAEANYFMGKFMYDGGFVEDAIEFYDKALKSEPKWADAYFAKGMAYYRMCSIDKAIETFEQVIAINPEYVGAYYFAGITYYHKGRMGKAIENFKEVVRRDPKYAVAYYHLGRSYTKKNLMKEAIKAFESVIAINPTDADTFFHLGFSYAKSGMTDKAIKTLEKAVDLDPNDENSRRLLMELMMM; encoded by the coding sequence ATGTTATGTAAAAAGTGCGGCACAGGCAACCAGGAAGACAGCAAGTTCTGCAAGGACTGCGGCGGGCGTATGGAAAAGTCCATTGAAGGGTATATTGCAAGCGCGCTGCTTTACCGCCGCCGCGGCGGCCCCGCATCTCTCGGCCTCGCAGTCATTGAGATGGACGAGGCTCTTAAGCTCGACCCTAACGACGCCGAGGCGAATTACTTCATGGGCAAGTTTATGTATGACGGCGGATTTGTCGAGGATGCAATCGAGTTTTACGACAAGGCGCTTAAGTCAGAGCCCAAATGGGCTGATGCTTATTTTGCCAAGGGCATGGCTTATTACCGCATGTGCAGCATAGACAAGGCTATCGAGACCTTTGAACAGGTAATAGCTATTAATCCTGAGTATGTCGGAGCTTATTACTTTGCCGGCATTACCTATTATCACAAAGGAAGAATGGGCAAGGCTATCGAGAACTTTAAAGAGGTTGTGCGAAGGGACCCGAAATACGCGGTTGCTTATTATCACCTCGGCAGGTCATACACAAAAAAGAACCTTATGAAGGAGGCTATCAAGGCGTTTGAGAGCGTTATAGCCATTAATCCGACAGATGCCGATACATTCTTTCATCTTGGATTCTCCTATGCAAAGAGCGGCATGACAGACAAGGCCATAAAGACTCTTGAGAAGGCGGTTGACCTTGATCCGAACGATGAGAACTCAAGAAGGCTTCTTATGGAACTTATGATGATGTAG
- a CDS encoding NADH-quinone oxidoreductase subunit J, giving the protein MTLPQIFFIYFAVMLTGLSILVVTRRNPVHGVMWMLILFIHIAGLYLFLNAEFLAAIQIIVYAGAILVLYLFVVMLLNLRKIEKERKFQSIWIVGLLVSAAFILLLLPVLSEFAVYPAIGEYSIEKITSDGHIKVIGNILFTKFLLPFEIASLILLVSIIGAVVLSKRKLD; this is encoded by the coding sequence ATGACACTCCCGCAGATATTTTTTATTTATTTCGCAGTAATGCTTACAGGCCTTTCCATACTTGTTGTTACAAGAAGGAATCCTGTTCACGGCGTTATGTGGATGCTTATACTCTTTATTCACATAGCAGGGCTTTACCTTTTTCTTAATGCCGAATTTCTTGCAGCCATTCAGATAATAGTCTATGCGGGCGCGATTCTTGTGCTATACCTCTTTGTTGTTATGCTTCTTAACCTCAGAAAGATAGAGAAGGAGAGGAAGTTCCAGAGCATCTGGATAGTCGGCCTGCTCGTATCCGCGGCATTTATTCTCCTGCTGCTGCCTGTGCTGAGCGAGTTTGCGGTATATCCTGCTATTGGCGAATATTCTATCGAAAAGATAACTTCAGATGGACATATAAAGGTCATCGGAAATATTTTATTTACAAAGTTCCTCTTGCCGTTTGAGATAGCATCGCTGATATTGCTTGTCTCAATAATCGGGGCTGTGGTCTTATCAAAGAGGAAACTTGATTAG
- the nuoH gene encoding NADH-quinone oxidoreductase subunit NuoH encodes MIEFAILILKIAALISVVLLHVAYVVYFERKVIGHMQARMGPMRVGWHGLLQPIADGIKLFFKEDIMPAKADKPIFYIAPVLGVVAALASFAVIPFWEKFSVVNLDIGLLYILALSSVGSYSIILAGWASNSKYSFLGGLRSSAQVISYEIAMGLSLVGVMMFAGSADLKQIVIAQSSLPFIFLQPIAFFVFVMAAIAETNRAPFDMPEAETELVAGYATEYSGMRFGLFFMAEYAGMFVMSALASVCFLGGWSGPDFWIFAHVPKVVWFLLKIYAFIFFYFWIRATLPRYRYDQLMSLGWKLFIPLALANIVITALIKLLWV; translated from the coding sequence ATGATTGAATTCGCAATACTTATCTTAAAGATAGCTGCCTTAATCAGTGTTGTCCTGCTGCATGTTGCCTATGTCGTTTATTTTGAGCGTAAGGTCATAGGGCATATGCAGGCTCGCATGGGGCCCATGAGGGTTGGGTGGCACGGGCTGCTACAGCCTATAGCCGACGGCATCAAGTTATTTTTTAAAGAGGATATTATGCCTGCGAAGGCTGATAAGCCGATCTTTTATATCGCGCCTGTCCTGGGTGTTGTTGCGGCGCTGGCTTCTTTTGCCGTGATACCATTCTGGGAAAAATTTTCCGTTGTCAACCTTGATATCGGCCTCCTCTATATCCTTGCACTTTCATCTGTCGGTTCATACAGTATAATCCTTGCCGGCTGGGCATCTAATTCAAAATATTCTTTCCTGGGCGGGCTGAGGTCTTCAGCGCAGGTCATAAGTTATGAGATAGCTATGGGGCTCAGCCTTGTAGGCGTCATGATGTTTGCAGGCAGCGCTGACCTGAAACAGATCGTCATTGCGCAGTCATCTCTTCCTTTTATATTTTTACAGCCCATAGCCTTCTTTGTCTTTGTCATGGCTGCGATCGCCGAGACCAACAGGGCGCCGTTTGATATGCCTGAGGCAGAGACAGAGCTGGTTGCCGGTTATGCGACCGAGTACAGCGGCATGCGTTTCGGACTCTTCTTTATGGCTGAGTATGCCGGCATGTTTGTAATGTCAGCGCTCGCCAGCGTATGCTTCTTAGGCGGATGGAGCGGGCCTGATTTCTGGATATTCGCGCATGTGCCTAAAGTTGTATGGTTCCTCTTAAAGATATACGCTTTTATATTCTTTTATTTCTGGATAAGGGCTACGCTTCCGAGATACAGGTATGACCAGCTCATGAGCCTCGGCTGGAAGCTCTTTATCCCTTTAGCTTTGGCAAACATTGTTATCACAGCTTTGATAAAGCTGTTATGGGTATGA
- a CDS encoding NADH-quinone oxidoreductase subunit N: MRILTPELIMIGTGLAVILLDLVIKKKETVAFAGILGTLLSAYFNFSLMGPGLSGDVFQGMFIFDGYASFFKLIFYITIIITILISLKYMDIEGASLGEYYALLFFATSGMMIMVGAIDLMVLYLGLELMALSLYILAGILRNRRSSNEAAIKYFFLGAFSSAFLLYGIALTYGLTGTTNLHEIAVALHDLKLVDNPVTLLALIFFVTAFGFKVALVPFHMWAPDVYEGAPTSITAFMSTSPKAAAFAVMGRVFFTAFGALQVQWSMILEPLAIITIAVGSILALSQTNIKRMLAYSSIAHAGYAVIGFLPGTQEAFAATLNYLMIYTLMNLGAFTIVVLMRREGITGDNLQDFAGLAKKNPLLSALMLIFMFSLTGIPPLAGFIGKFYIFMEAVKAGYTTLILIAVIFSAISAFFYLRVVVYMYMKEPAAEFAVVSVPNAVKLTLAFTSIMVIILGIFPSLLLKFVMSSFMG; this comes from the coding sequence ATGAGAATTCTAACGCCTGAACTCATAATGATAGGCACCGGGCTTGCGGTGATACTTCTTGATCTCGTAATAAAGAAGAAGGAGACTGTCGCGTTTGCCGGGATACTCGGAACGCTTCTCTCCGCGTACTTTAATTTCAGCCTTATGGGCCCAGGCTTATCCGGGGATGTTTTTCAGGGCATGTTCATCTTTGACGGCTATGCCTCGTTCTTTAAGCTTATCTTCTATATCACTATCATCATTACGATACTGATATCGCTCAAGTATATGGATATTGAGGGCGCGTCTTTGGGTGAGTATTACGCCCTGCTATTTTTCGCGACATCCGGCATGATGATAATGGTTGGCGCTATCGACCTGATGGTGCTTTACCTCGGGCTTGAGCTGATGGCTCTCTCCCTGTATATACTTGCAGGCATACTCAGGAACAGGCGCAGTTCAAACGAGGCGGCGATAAAATATTTCTTCCTGGGCGCATTCTCATCGGCATTCCTGCTGTACGGCATAGCGCTGACATACGGTCTTACAGGCACTACCAACCTCCATGAGATAGCGGTTGCGCTTCATGACCTTAAGCTTGTTGACAATCCTGTCACATTGCTTGCGCTGATATTCTTTGTAACGGCCTTCGGCTTCAAAGTAGCGCTTGTGCCTTTTCATATGTGGGCGCCTGATGTCTATGAAGGCGCGCCTACTTCCATAACAGCATTCATGTCCACCAGCCCCAAGGCAGCGGCATTTGCAGTTATGGGCAGGGTCTTCTTCACCGCATTCGGAGCATTGCAGGTGCAATGGTCGATGATACTTGAGCCTCTTGCGATTATCACCATAGCTGTCGGAAGCATACTCGCCTTGTCACAGACGAATATCAAGAGGATGCTTGCGTACAGCTCGATAGCCCATGCCGGATACGCAGTAATAGGGTTTCTTCCGGGGACACAGGAAGCCTTTGCAGCCACGCTTAACTATCTTATGATATATACCCTAATGAACCTCGGCGCGTTTACCATTGTCGTACTCATGAGAAGAGAGGGCATCACAGGCGATAACCTTCAGGACTTCGCAGGGCTCGCAAAGAAGAATCCGCTCCTCTCCGCGCTGATGCTTATATTCATGTTCTCACTCACCGGCATTCCCCCTCTGGCAGGCTTTATCGGCAAATTCTACATATTTATGGAGGCGGTAAAGGCGGGATATACAACCCTGATACTGATCGCGGTAATATTCAGCGCTATTTCAGCATTCTTTTATCTAAGGGTTGTGGTCTATATGTATATGAAGGAGCCTGCTGCGGAGTTTGCTGTGGTGAGCGTTCCCAATGCTGTAAAGCTTACACTTGCCTTTACGTCTATCATGGTGATCATTCTGGGAATATTCCCTTCTTTGCTCCTTAAATTTGTCATGTCCTCGTTCATGGGGTAG
- a CDS encoding NADH-quinone oxidoreductase subunit M: MQEIYFQSEYPILSFIVFLPLIGAAALLFMSNARAVRWTSLIVTAGVMFISIPVLTGFDKTTYLMQFGEKYEWIPSWGINYFIGIDGISILFIFLTILLSILSVLVSWKSVQTKVKEFHIALLLLETAVLGVFVSLDFFLFYLFWEMMLIPMFILIGVWGGSNRIYAAVKFFLFTLVGSVLMLVGIVVIYFYAGGTLNILALSEMNMPVRLQYWLFLAFFAAFAVKVPMFPFHTWLPDAHTEAPTAGSVILAGVLIKMGAYGFLRFSMPMFPAATEYFAPLLMILSVIAIIYGAFVCFAQKDLKRLIAYSSVSHMGFVTLGLFALNTQGVEGGILQMLNHGIITGALFLMVGMIYERTHTRQIADYGGFAKLVPWYAGIFMIFTFASIGLPATNGFIGEFLIILGAFTVKNTYGILAATGIILGAGYMLWLYQRIFFGKVVEGISVSDLDLREVMILLPLILLVFWIGLYPNLFLGYMHVSVQHLLRGIEINNTAGFMLDYMQWLSGGN, translated from the coding sequence ATGCAGGAAATATACTTTCAATCTGAATATCCGATCTTGAGCTTTATAGTCTTCCTCCCTCTGATAGGGGCGGCGGCGCTGCTTTTCATGAGCAATGCCAGGGCTGTGAGGTGGACAAGCCTCATTGTTACAGCAGGCGTTATGTTCATATCTATTCCGGTATTGACCGGTTTTGACAAGACTACATACCTTATGCAGTTCGGCGAGAAGTACGAGTGGATACCTTCATGGGGCATAAACTATTTTATCGGCATTGACGGCATCAGCATACTGTTCATCTTCCTCACGATCCTGCTGAGCATACTTTCGGTGCTTGTATCCTGGAAGTCTGTACAGACAAAGGTCAAGGAATTCCATATCGCATTGCTCCTGCTGGAGACAGCAGTACTCGGGGTTTTTGTCTCTCTTGACTTCTTCCTCTTTTATCTCTTCTGGGAGATGATGCTGATTCCCATGTTCATACTTATAGGTGTATGGGGCGGCAGCAACAGGATATATGCCGCTGTTAAGTTCTTTCTCTTTACCCTTGTCGGCAGCGTGCTTATGCTTGTCGGCATTGTGGTGATATACTTTTACGCGGGCGGTACTCTGAACATACTCGCGCTAAGCGAAATGAATATGCCGGTCCGCCTTCAGTACTGGCTCTTCCTTGCTTTCTTTGCCGCCTTTGCCGTGAAGGTGCCGATGTTCCCTTTCCACACATGGCTTCCTGATGCTCACACAGAGGCGCCTACAGCAGGCAGCGTGATACTTGCAGGCGTGCTCATAAAGATGGGCGCATATGGTTTCCTGAGGTTCTCAATGCCTATGTTCCCGGCGGCTACAGAATATTTTGCGCCGCTGCTCATGATATTGTCTGTCATAGCGATCATCTACGGAGCGTTCGTTTGTTTTGCGCAGAAGGATCTCAAGCGGCTCATCGCGTATTCAAGCGTCAGCCACATGGGTTTTGTCACCCTCGGGCTCTTCGCGCTGAACACGCAGGGCGTTGAGGGCGGGATACTCCAGATGCTTAATCACGGCATCATTACAGGCGCGCTCTTTTTGATGGTGGGCATGATCTATGAGAGGACGCACACAAGGCAGATAGCTGATTACGGCGGGTTTGCAAAGCTCGTCCCGTGGTATGCCGGCATCTTCATGATATTTACCTTTGCATCAATAGGACTGCCGGCTACGAACGGCTTCATCGGAGAGTTCCTGATCATACTCGGAGCATTCACCGTAAAAAATACCTATGGAATACTTGCGGCAACCGGAATCATTCTCGGCGCGGGATATATGCTGTGGCTGTATCAGAGGATATTTTTTGGGAAAGTGGTGGAGGGCATATCTGTTTCTGATCTCGACCTCAGGGAGGTCATGATACTGCTCCCGTTAATATTGCTCGTATTCTGGATAGGGTTGTATCCCAATCTCTTCCTTGGCTATATGCACGTTTCTGTTCAGCATCTTTTAAGAGGGATTGAGATAAATAATACGGCTGGGTTCATGCTCGACTACATGCAATGGTTATCAGGAGGCAACTGA
- a CDS encoding potassium channel protein, giving the protein MYKHIYRKFIIAGMALIVILITGTSGYHIIGGGRATFIDCLYMTFITITTIGFGEIVNLSASPGGRLFTMFIAFSGIGVLSYIITNVTAFVVEGELKESFRRRKMEKKAMHFKDHYIVCGVGRVGYHIIGELLATKRPFLVVDSDRKNLEMFIDTYPDQIYIEKDATDNTALLMAGVERAKGLFAVTGDDNQNLVISLTAKDLNPSIKVIARCNDIKYSEKIKKAGADAVVSPNFIGGLRMASEMIRPSVVSFLDTMLRDKSKSLRIEEIKVPASLSGRPLSSLHLRKNHDALLLAVKTGADWVYNPSDDHSLKIDDSLVFMATPGEREKIEKAINAG; this is encoded by the coding sequence ATGTATAAACATATCTACAGAAAATTCATAATCGCGGGCATGGCCCTCATTGTCATCCTGATAACAGGGACTTCGGGTTACCACATTATCGGAGGCGGGAGAGCTACCTTTATCGACTGCCTTTATATGACTTTCATCACCATCACCACTATAGGTTTCGGCGAGATAGTCAATCTTTCGGCAAGCCCGGGCGGAAGGTTATTCACAATGTTCATTGCGTTTTCAGGCATAGGCGTACTCTCTTACATAATCACTAACGTTACTGCATTTGTTGTTGAGGGAGAACTCAAGGAGTCTTTCAGGAGGAGGAAGATGGAGAAGAAAGCGATGCATTTCAAAGATCATTATATCGTATGCGGGGTCGGGAGGGTAGGATATCACATAATCGGTGAACTCCTGGCGACCAAGAGGCCTTTTCTGGTCGTTGATTCAGACAGGAAGAATCTTGAGATGTTTATTGATACCTATCCTGACCAGATATATATTGAGAAGGACGCGACTGACAACACTGCGCTTCTCATGGCAGGGGTAGAGAGGGCAAAAGGGCTCTTTGCCGTTACCGGAGATGATAATCAGAACCTTGTTATAAGCCTTACTGCCAAAGACCTGAATCCATCCATAAAGGTCATAGCCCGCTGTAATGATATCAAGTACAGCGAGAAGATAAAGAAGGCAGGCGCTGACGCAGTAGTTTCCCCGAATTTCATAGGAGGGCTGAGGATGGCGTCAGAGATGATAAGGCCTTCGGTGGTCTCTTTCCTTGATACGATGCTGAGGGACAAGAGCAAAAGCCTCAGGATAGAGGAGATAAAAGTTCCCGCCTCATTGTCCGGCAGGCCTCTCTCTTCACTGCACCTCAGGAAGAACCATGATGCCCTGCTCCTTGCTGTAAAGACCGGTGCGGACTGGGTCTATAACCCTTCTGATGACCACAGCCTGAAGATTGATGACAGTCTTGTCTTTATGGCAACACCGGGTGAGAGAGAGAAGATCGAGAAGGCTATTAACGCGGGATGA
- the nuoK gene encoding NADH-quinone oxidoreductase subunit NuoK yields MVPLSWYVMLSAVLFSIGIFGFLVRRNLIMIFLSMELMLNSVNISFAAFSHYLQSMTGQVMVFFVITVAAAEAAIGLAILIVFYKNNPTLNSDEINLLKG; encoded by the coding sequence GTGGTACCTTTAAGCTGGTATGTAATGTTGAGCGCTGTGCTGTTCAGTATCGGGATATTCGGTTTTCTGGTCAGGCGCAACCTTATAATGATCTTTCTCTCCATGGAGCTGATGCTTAACTCCGTGAATATCAGTTTTGCGGCATTCAGCCATTACCTTCAGTCCATGACAGGGCAGGTGATGGTCTTTTTTGTAATTACTGTTGCGGCGGCAGAGGCGGCGATAGGGCTTGCAATACTGATAGTCTTTTACAAGAACAACCCGACGCTCAATTCTGATGAGATAAATTTATTAAAGGGATAA